The genomic region CGCGCACCAGATGCACCGAAGAGAAGATCGAATTGTCCGAGTACACGACGCGGATGTCGTGCGCCTCGCGCATGCGTTTCACGTATTCGTGCGTGCTCGCGTTGGCTTCGTGGGCCATCACGACGGTGACCGTGCGGCCGTACTTGAGCAGCCGCGCCGCAGCCACGTCCCAGTTGCCGAGATGACCGGTCACGACCACGACGCCGCGGCCGAGCTCGAGCGCGTCGGCCAGCAGATCCGGCTCCGGCACGTCGACGGTGACCGGATGCGGGCGCGGCCCGAAGTATTCCATGGTCTCGGTCATGCAGTTGGCGAATTCGACGAACATCCGCAGCGCCGCGGGCATCGTCACGCTCGCCTCGCGCGTGCCGAGGATGCGGCTCATATTGGCCATCGCACCGCGGCGATTGGCAGGAATGAGTCCGAAGATGATCAGCGCAATGACCGGCGGCGAGTAGCGCTTCCACCACTCCGGTCCGTAGACCGACCCGAGCATCGCAAATTTGCGCCACCACAGGCCGTCCACCCGGAGCTCTTCCGGAAGCGCCTCCGGGGACTTCACGACCGACATGACCGTCGCTGACTACCACGCCGCCGGAGGCGGTCCAACTTCGCCGACACCGTCATCGATGCGGATTGCCGTGATCATACCGTGCCTGGATTGCGCGGCCACGGTTACGAGCGTCGTCGAGAGTGTTCGCGAGCATGTTGCCGACGTTCTCGTCGTCGACGACGGTTCGAGCGACGAGACTTCGGCGCTCGCCGCAGCCGCGGGCGCCGAAGTGCACCGCCATCCGGTGCGTCGCGGCAAAGGCTGCGCGCTGCAGTCGGGCCTTGCCTGGGCGCGCGGACGCGGCTTTACGCACATCTTCACGGTCGACGGCGACGGGCAGCACCTTGCGAGCGAGATGCCGATCCTGCTCGACGCCGCCGCCGGCAATCCGAACGCGATCGTGCTCGGCGAGCGCAGCCGCGACGGGCACGACATCTCGTCGGTCAAGCTGTTCGGGAACCGCTTCGCGAATCGCTGGGTCGAGATCGCCAGCGGGCGGCTGTTCGATGACACGCAGTCGGGGTTTCGCATCTATCCGGTCGCCGCAACGATCGCGCTCGGCGGCCACGCACGCCACTACGGCTACGAAACCGAAGCGCTGATCCGCGCGCTGCGCAGCGGCGTGCCGGTCGAGTGCCGCACCGTGCGCGCGTATTACCCACCGGCAGCCGAGCGCATCAGCTACTACCGTCCGTGGATCGACACGATCCGGATCATCTTCATCGTGGTCGGGCTGATTCTGGGCCTTCGGCGCTAGTTACGGCGTCGCGCCCGCTGGCTGCGATGAAGCCGGTGCCGGCGAAGCCGCAGCGGGCGGCGGCGTTTCCGTTGGCTGCGCTTCGCCCGGCGTCGAAGTCTTCTTTTTTTGCCACCATGCTCCGAGCGACTTTGTCGTGCGCGGGATGATCTTCGTCGGTGCGGCCTGCGGCGTCGTCGTCGAATCCGCCGCGGGTGCTGCGGGCGGCGCGGGCGTGACGGCAGCTGCAGGCGCCGGCGTTGCTTGAGCCGGCGGCGCGGGCGGCACGCCTGCTGGCACTCTTTGAGCTGCCGCCGGTGCAGGAATCGGCGGCAGTGCCGGTGGCAGCGGCTTCGCCGCAGGCGCGTTGGTGACTCGAGGAGTCGACGGCGCTGCGGGCAGCGGCGCAGTCGCAGGCGCAGGCGCAACGCTCGCCGCCGGAGCTGCCGGCGACGGCGCAGCGGTCTTTGCCGGCGCGACTTCCGCAAGAGCCGTAGCCGCCGCGACCGGCGCGGTCTCGAGCACGTAGCGCGCGAGATACTTGCACGTGTTCTGGCGCACCATGATCGCGTCGCCCTGATAGGTGACCTCAACGTCGGGTTTCTGGCCGGCAGCGTTGGTCTTCTTCGCAATGCTGCGGTCGAGCGGACGGCCGTCCTTGCAGTTGTCGCTGACCTGCCAGTCGCCGACCGGTGTCGCGAAGACCCCGTCCTGGCTCGGCGAGCACGCGCTTGGAATCGACATCGCGAGCACGTCGGACATCACGTTCTTCGGCGGCACGCGCTGCGCGGCGCTCATCAGCGTCTGCACGTCGACGTTGTCGCCGCGGCGCACGAGCGTGAACGACTTGGTGCCGAGAGGCGTGAAGCCGATCATCACGAACGATTCGGGCGCGCTCTCGGTGACGAAAGCGAAGTCGCTGTCGACGTGGCGGGCGACGACGCGCACGTGCAGCTGCTTGCGCGACGTTCCGAACAGCGTGGTCAGCGGAACGTCGAAGCCCTCGCAGTCCCGCACCTTGGTCTGCATCAGCTCGCCGACGAGCGTGCAGCCGCACGCACCGACGGACAGCGCGATCAGCGCGGCGGCCAGCGGCCATCGCTGCGGGCCGCGGAGACCGGCGGACGTCCGGCATCGCCAATGATCGAAAATCCGAACGGGCCGAACGGGGTTGATGCGCACGGCGCCAAGATGATGAGGACCGCCATGCGCAGCAAGTTGAGCGCGCATTCGCACTGCGCTGCCAGCGCTCGATTGCACGCACGTGCCGCCACCGACAAGTTCCGCCCGGCGTGGCCGACCTCTCGTTTCGCAGCAATTGCTTTCCAGCCTGGACGCGGGCCGGCATCGGCGTGAAGGATCCGGCGTGACGCGCCGCAGCCGCCTGATCGCGTGGGGAGCTGCGTTCGCGCTTCTCGCCGCGTACTCGCTCCAGCGAATCGAATTCACGACCGACATCACCAATTTCCTGCCCGACGGGCGCGGCGCGGAACCGGCCAGGATCTCGCGTGAGCTCGCACGCAGCGATCTTGCGCGCACGATGGTCCTCACCGTCGGCGCCGCCGATCCGGATCGAGCGGTCGCCGCGATTCGCGCCCTGGCGGCCATGCTGCGCACGCAGCCCGAAGTCGCCTGGGTGCGCGAAGGCGCCGACGAAGAGCTGCTGACCAGGATCTACGACCTCTATTTTCCGCGGCGGCTGTACTTCCTCTCCGAGGATCCGGAGAGCGAGCTGGCGGCACGCCTTTCCGACCGCGGGCTCGAAGAGCAGGCGCGCAAGGTGCGCGAGTCGCTGACGCTTCCGGTCGCATCGCTTCTCAAGCGCGTGCTGCCTGCGGATCCGCTCGGCGGCTTTGCCGCGATCACCGAACGGCTCCGGTCGGAAGAGCCCCCGCTCGCCACGCGCGACGGCGTCTTTACGACGCCGGACGGAAAGTACGCGGTGCTGTTTCTCGCCACGCGCAGCTCCGCGTTCGACTCGTTCGCGCAAAGGCCGCTGCTCGATGCGATCCGCCGGACGTTCGACGAGCAGCGAGCGCTCCTCGGGCCCGACCTCGTGCTCGAACAGAGCGGCGCCAACCGCTTTTCGATCGACGCGGAGAACAAGATCCGCGGCGACGCATCGCTGATCTCGACGCTCTCCGGCATCGGCGTCGCCGCGCTGTCGCTGCTGTTCTTCCGTTCGCTGATCTCGCTCGCGATCGTGACGATACCGGGCGTCGCGGGCCTGCTCTTCGCGCTCGCGGCCGGCCTGTTCTTCTTCGGCCGTCTCGACGGCATGACGATCGCGTTCGGCGCTTCGCTGATCGGCGTGACCATCGATTATCCGACGCACGTGCTGATCCTGTGGAGCCTGTCGAAGTCCGGCGAGACGCCGTGGCAGGTCACGCGCCGGCTTGCCGGATCCCTTTCGATGGCCGCGCTGACGACGATGGCAAGTTTTGCCGGGCTTGCCTGGACGTCGTTCCGCGGCTTCCGCGAGCTCGGCTGGTTCGCGGTGCTCGGCGTCGCCGGTGCGCTCGTGGCATCGCTGCTGCTGCTGCCGGATCTCTTGCCGCGCCGGCGCAGGATCCAGCCGGTTTCCGAAGGGCTCGCGAACGTCCTCGGTCCGTGGCTGGTCCGCCTTCGCGAGCGGCGCATGGTGCTCGCGCTGGCGCCAATCGCGATCGTGATCGTCGCGGCATTCGCGCTGCCGAAGCTCGCATGGAACGACGATCTCTCGCGCATCTCGTCGCCCGATCCGGTGCTCAAGGCAGAGGACGACCGCGTGCGCGAGCGCGTGTCGAACTTCGACCCGGGCCGCTTCGTGATTGCTGCCGGCAACGACGCTGCGGCGATGCTCGAGCGCAACGAACAGGTCCATGCGCGGCTCGAGAAGCTGGTTCGCGAAGGAAAGCTCGGGGGCATGCGCTCGCTGCACGCGCTGCTGTGGCCCGAGTCGCTGCAGCGGCGCAATCTCGAGGTGCTGCGCGCAAGTCCCGATCTTCCGCGCCGGCTAGACGCCGCGTTCGTGCACGAAGGGTTCCGGCCGCAGTCGTTCGCGCCGTTCGCCGAGATGCTCGCGAATCCGCCGCCGCCGCTCGACCTCGCCACGCTTCGCGCGTCGGCGCTCGGACCGCTGGTGAGCTCGCTCGTGCTCGACCTCGGCGACCGCGTCGCGGCCATCACGTATCTGCGCGGCGTGCGCGACGCCGACGCGGTGCGTGCCGCGCTCGGCGATCTTCCCGACGTGACGTTCTTCGAGCAGCGCACGTTCCTCAACGACATCTTCGCGCACTTCCGAAACCAGACGCTGCGCCTCGTCGTCGTCGGCACCGTGCTCGTCTACGTGCTGCTGCTCGTGCGCTACCGCCACTGGCGGAGCGCCACCGCGGCGTTCCTTCCCGCGCTGCTCGTGCCGGTCGTGCTGCTGTCGGGCTTCGCGCTGGCCGGCGTCGAGACCAACCTGCTGCACGCGGTCAGCCTGCTGATGGTGATGGGCATGGGAGTCGACTACGGCATCTTCATCGTCGACACCGCGCGCGACGACGAGGCCGAGGTCGGCGCGACGCTGGTGTCGTGCCTTTTGTGCTGCCTGACGACGATCCTGTCGTTCGGCACGCTCGCGATCTCGAGCCAGCCGCCGCTGCGCGCGATCGGCATCACGACCGGTGCC from Candidatus Limnocylindrales bacterium harbors:
- a CDS encoding DUF3261 domain-containing protein; the protein is MRAQLAAHGGPHHLGAVRINPVRPVRIFDHWRCRTSAGLRGPQRWPLAAALIALSVGACGCTLVGELMQTKVRDCEGFDVPLTTLFGTSRKQLHVRVVARHVDSDFAFVTESAPESFVMIGFTPLGTKSFTLVRRGDNVDVQTLMSAAQRVPPKNVMSDVLAMSIPSACSPSQDGVFATPVGDWQVSDNCKDGRPLDRSIAKKTNAAGQKPDVEVTYQGDAIMVRQNTCKYLARYVLETAPVAAATALAEVAPAKTAAPSPAAPAASVAPAPATAPLPAAPSTPRVTNAPAAKPLPPALPPIPAPAAAQRVPAGVPPAPPAQATPAPAAAVTPAPPAAPAADSTTTPQAAPTKIIPRTTKSLGAWWQKKKTSTPGEAQPTETPPPAAASPAPASSQPAGATP
- a CDS encoding glycosyltransferase family 2 protein, encoding MTVADYHAAGGGPTSPTPSSMRIAVIIPCLDCAATVTSVVESVREHVADVLVVDDGSSDETSALAAAAGAEVHRHPVRRGKGCALQSGLAWARGRGFTHIFTVDGDGQHLASEMPILLDAAAGNPNAIVLGERSRDGHDISSVKLFGNRFANRWVEIASGRLFDDTQSGFRIYPVAATIALGGHARHYGYETEALIRALRSGVPVECRTVRAYYPPAAERISYYRPWIDTIRIIFIVVGLILGLRR
- a CDS encoding lysophospholipid acyltransferase family protein, whose protein sequence is MSVVKSPEALPEELRVDGLWWRKFAMLGSVYGPEWWKRYSPPVIALIIFGLIPANRRGAMANMSRILGTREASVTMPAALRMFVEFANCMTETMEYFGPRPHPVTVDVPEPDLLADALELGRGVVVVTGHLGNWDVAAARLLKYGRTVTVVMAHEANASTHEYVKRMREAHDIRVVYSDNSIFSSVHLVRALRANHIVAMQLDRTNASARTIRLPFFGADAHFSAGPFHLARVAGAPILPCFAPRVGVRHYEIRFGRVHEVAGRSRRVGIEGLAARVAEDFEAIVREHPCQWFQFADFWASPDAAAPTRGLPQSAPEPDSRARPAVRS